From a single Planctellipticum variicoloris genomic region:
- a CDS encoding ThuA domain-containing protein yields the protein MGSTGLRAALAAAILLGCWTSTSAEVGGRKKIVLIAGKKSHGPEGNGIHDYPWSVKLLKVMLDNSNIRDQVAVEYHRDGWPADPKTLDTADAIMVISDGRDGDLYEEAPHIVSPEHIAQVQQQIARGCGFLTFHFSTFAPDERAKEMLDWTGGYFDWETDGKKQWYSAIQTLDTEVELASPDHPVLRGVKPLKMKEEFYYNLRFDPQAAPVAPLWTVPAIPGRDAEGRVVAWARQRANGGRGFGTTCGHFYDNWKLDSFRKLILNAIAWNAHVEVPPEGVAARFYTHAEITAALTGVAGVDPARFDDRPIKALILTGHHYPGHLWKDTTPAIREALARDLRVQVEVSENIEDLATDRVQQFDVLIQNYCNWERPGLSDAAKAGFVKYLQEGGGLCIVHFANGAFHFSLPKAEDSDWPEYRNICRRVWDHTDKKVGHDAYGKFVVDIADPEHPVMQGMEAFETIDELYFRQQGEDPIHVLATAKSKVTGQAEPQAFVYDYGKGRIFQTVLGHAAESLRTPGAATLLSRAVAWAARREPLTTMAMVPPPAAAPPAGPAGKLSLGEGKFGKSLDARSGGAHAGGREEYHQPPLTVDCWAKLLSKQSYNILAAQELKSSATHWELFTMPGSGQLTAYLPGYKPDHVRSQVDVADGKWHHVGMVFEPARVRLFVDGQQVADQAVEFQKGQTVAGGIAFGQLVGREIGCDGFVDEARLTRGVRDLSVVPDKAPAVDPRTLGLWRFDELSPDGKTRDETPVQNAASAAVAAAAPAPSAPQQAARGPIEGHFAEGTVGFNWTEGDSVDNRWSQTDVGPFLASTIFLPNLPPVQKGLSIRVGDQQQGTLCYDTERGTLRAGWTGGFLQFGPARYGLIESPRFKGELNFAWQPLAAGAKYRGLLQHGSRSVLQFDVAGTAVREAPWAVTVDTTTVFQRTFEVEPHRGVVIYPLAQGTNDAKVAEADGWQICSSGDLHCGIRKSDSCLLRTADSGRVELFFRPGDQPVSLVAYQWKGTADPAAVLARLPNGADNITPWKQPAAPLWPQILETRGELATDDGPYVVDTLTIPFENPWKALIFTSGHDFFSNGDIAVCTAHGDVWRVSGVDAGLQRLTWKRYATGLFQPLGLKVVGDLVHVLGRDQITRLHDRNGDGEADWYECFHNAGETSPGGHDYVTCLETDLQGRFYYAHAKQGVLRTGPDGQGLEVIATGFRNPNGLGVGPDGTITAAPQEGEWTPSSNIIEVQPGGYYGYPGPQVTADRPLGYDLPICWIPRRNDNSSGGQCWVTSDRWGPLQNQLLHFSFGQCSMLLTLREKVDGVTQGGTVTFPFTFSSGAMRGRFSPHDGQLYVTGQKGWVTSAVQDGCLQRVRYTGQPVGMPTAVKTYRNGLALTFTEPLDRNLAEDPDRYAIEQWNYRYAADYGSAEYRPSDPRQEGRDELPVRSATLLDPKTVFLELPGLQPVNQLSLSYRIKLADGTSVRQQLNSTIHKLSETAIPQDQLTVRARPGVLPDEVMARLRPGIAMTESYTAKELSLGVFRMAAWDKFYLVGDKIGTDAGVPCFLKAPFSGEYRFLIPDSFEELVISGVAAGSGEPVDLHRGFNSIRFRSSTTQRQTASKGRRESSGTRLLWSGEDFDWEPIPPTALWHAPGHNDRNLPTPETVQSILEQRRCTICHDLKESTDYAQPGPSLAGLGSRRRADWVAAWILAPRTLRPTAKMPHFFNPDKQTDRQTASDIAAYLASLKIDEPESATGDAKRGVILYEDLGCIACHRFTAPEKEDDFQRLSLTHVSASFSEHALQAYLLNPQTHYTLNPMPRFPLSSAEAADLVAYLRAESEGKFIALNLPAGDVERGKQAFFGATRNCFGCHSTIADRPPLPVAMAKFKDFTRGCLAPTAELRGDAPDFGLTEWERTAVSESVPPESLGALFATVVANPSLGSRRLVRELNCRACHSRDGQRSPRAEILADESDRGVVAEVLPDLTWAGEKLRPEWTARLLNGELAERTRPWLKARMPAFPADYAARLAVGLAVEHGAGRDIQQPKPPKPDLVELGRRLTLKDGGLDCRQCHGIGQLKPQGDSRTQIAPGINFAQVRERLQPEFYHRFVLDPPRYELATRMPKLAADGKTTKATAILDGDAKKQFEALWHYIQTVTPETAE from the coding sequence CCGGAGCACATCGCCCAGGTCCAGCAGCAGATCGCCCGCGGCTGCGGCTTCCTGACGTTCCACTTCTCGACATTCGCACCCGACGAGCGCGCGAAGGAAATGCTCGACTGGACCGGCGGCTACTTTGACTGGGAAACCGACGGCAAAAAGCAGTGGTACTCGGCCATCCAGACTCTCGACACGGAAGTCGAACTCGCGTCGCCCGATCACCCGGTCCTCCGCGGCGTCAAACCCCTCAAGATGAAGGAGGAATTCTACTACAACCTGCGGTTCGATCCGCAGGCGGCCCCGGTCGCGCCGCTCTGGACCGTCCCCGCCATCCCCGGACGCGACGCGGAGGGCCGCGTCGTCGCCTGGGCCCGGCAGCGTGCCAACGGCGGCCGCGGCTTCGGCACCACCTGCGGACACTTCTACGACAACTGGAAACTCGACTCCTTCCGCAAACTGATCCTCAACGCCATCGCCTGGAACGCCCACGTCGAAGTCCCCCCCGAAGGCGTCGCCGCCCGCTTCTACACCCACGCCGAAATCACCGCCGCCCTCACGGGGGTGGCAGGCGTCGACCCCGCCCGCTTCGACGACCGGCCGATCAAAGCCCTGATCCTCACCGGCCACCACTATCCCGGCCATCTCTGGAAGGACACCACGCCCGCTATCCGGGAAGCCCTGGCCCGCGATCTGCGCGTGCAGGTGGAGGTCTCCGAGAACATCGAAGACCTCGCCACCGACCGCGTCCAGCAGTTCGACGTCCTGATCCAGAACTACTGCAACTGGGAACGCCCCGGCCTCAGCGACGCCGCCAAGGCCGGCTTCGTCAAATATCTCCAGGAGGGCGGCGGCCTCTGTATCGTCCACTTCGCCAACGGCGCCTTCCACTTTTCCTTGCCCAAAGCCGAAGACTCCGACTGGCCCGAGTACCGCAACATCTGCCGGCGGGTCTGGGACCACACAGACAAAAAGGTCGGCCACGACGCCTACGGCAAGTTCGTCGTCGACATCGCCGACCCCGAGCACCCCGTCATGCAGGGCATGGAGGCCTTCGAGACCATCGACGAGCTCTACTTCCGCCAGCAGGGCGAAGACCCCATCCACGTCCTCGCCACCGCAAAATCCAAGGTCACCGGCCAGGCCGAACCCCAGGCCTTCGTCTACGACTACGGCAAGGGCCGCATCTTCCAGACGGTCCTGGGCCACGCCGCCGAATCGCTCCGGACGCCGGGTGCAGCGACGCTCCTCAGCCGGGCCGTCGCCTGGGCCGCCCGGCGGGAACCCCTGACGACGATGGCGATGGTCCCGCCCCCCGCCGCCGCACCTCCGGCCGGTCCGGCCGGAAAGCTGTCACTCGGCGAAGGAAAATTCGGGAAGTCCCTGGATGCCCGCTCCGGAGGAGCCCACGCCGGCGGGCGCGAGGAATACCACCAGCCGCCGCTGACCGTCGACTGCTGGGCAAAGCTGCTGTCGAAGCAGAGTTACAACATCCTCGCTGCCCAGGAGTTGAAATCGTCCGCGACGCACTGGGAGCTCTTCACCATGCCCGGAAGCGGGCAGCTCACCGCCTACCTGCCCGGCTACAAACCGGATCACGTGCGTTCGCAGGTCGACGTCGCCGACGGCAAATGGCATCACGTCGGAATGGTCTTTGAACCCGCGCGAGTCCGCCTGTTTGTCGACGGCCAGCAGGTGGCCGATCAGGCGGTGGAGTTCCAGAAAGGACAAACCGTCGCTGGCGGCATCGCTTTCGGCCAGCTCGTCGGCCGGGAAATCGGCTGCGACGGTTTCGTCGACGAAGCCCGCCTGACCCGCGGCGTCCGTGATCTCTCCGTCGTCCCCGACAAAGCCCCCGCCGTCGACCCGCGGACACTCGGCCTCTGGCGGTTCGACGAGCTCTCCCCCGACGGCAAGACCCGCGACGAAACGCCGGTCCAAAATGCCGCCAGCGCTGCGGTGGCCGCTGCCGCCCCCGCACCATCGGCCCCCCAGCAGGCTGCGCGCGGACCGATCGAAGGTCACTTCGCCGAGGGAACCGTCGGCTTCAACTGGACTGAGGGTGACTCCGTCGACAACCGCTGGAGCCAGACCGACGTCGGCCCGTTCCTCGCCAGCACCATCTTCCTCCCGAACCTCCCCCCCGTCCAGAAGGGTCTCTCCATTCGCGTTGGCGATCAGCAGCAGGGGACACTCTGCTACGACACCGAACGGGGCACCCTCCGCGCCGGCTGGACCGGCGGCTTCCTGCAGTTCGGCCCCGCCCGTTACGGCCTGATCGAGTCCCCCCGCTTCAAGGGCGAACTCAACTTCGCCTGGCAACCCCTCGCCGCCGGCGCGAAGTATCGCGGTCTGCTGCAGCACGGCAGCCGCAGTGTCCTGCAGTTCGACGTGGCCGGCACCGCTGTCCGCGAAGCCCCCTGGGCTGTCACCGTCGACACGACGACCGTCTTTCAGAGGACCTTCGAAGTCGAGCCCCACCGCGGCGTCGTCATCTATCCTCTCGCGCAGGGAACGAACGACGCGAAGGTCGCCGAGGCCGACGGCTGGCAGATCTGCAGCAGCGGTGACCTTCACTGCGGCATCCGCAAATCGGACAGTTGCCTCCTTCGGACCGCCGACAGCGGCCGGGTGGAACTTTTCTTTCGCCCCGGCGATCAACCTGTCTCTCTCGTCGCCTACCAGTGGAAAGGAACCGCCGATCCCGCCGCAGTCCTCGCCAGGTTGCCGAATGGCGCCGACAACATTACTCCCTGGAAACAACCGGCAGCCCCGCTCTGGCCGCAGATCCTGGAAACCCGCGGCGAACTGGCGACAGACGACGGCCCCTACGTCGTCGATACGCTCACCATCCCTTTCGAAAACCCCTGGAAGGCCCTGATTTTCACCAGCGGCCACGACTTCTTCTCCAACGGCGACATCGCCGTCTGCACCGCTCACGGCGACGTCTGGCGCGTCAGCGGCGTCGACGCCGGCCTCCAGCGGCTCACGTGGAAACGCTACGCCACCGGCCTCTTCCAGCCCCTAGGCCTCAAGGTCGTTGGCGACCTGGTCCACGTCCTCGGTCGCGACCAGATCACCCGGCTGCACGACCGCAACGGCGACGGCGAAGCCGACTGGTACGAGTGCTTTCATAACGCCGGCGAAACGTCCCCCGGCGGACACGACTACGTCACCTGTCTCGAAACCGATCTCCAGGGCCGTTTCTACTACGCCCATGCCAAACAGGGCGTCCTCCGCACCGGCCCCGACGGGCAGGGTCTCGAAGTCATCGCCACGGGGTTTCGCAATCCGAACGGGCTGGGAGTCGGGCCGGACGGCACCATCACCGCCGCCCCGCAGGAAGGGGAATGGACGCCGTCGTCGAACATCATCGAAGTTCAGCCCGGCGGCTACTACGGCTATCCCGGCCCCCAGGTGACCGCCGATCGCCCGCTGGGCTATGACCTCCCCATCTGCTGGATTCCCCGACGGAACGACAATTCCTCGGGCGGCCAGTGCTGGGTCACCAGCGACCGCTGGGGCCCGCTGCAGAACCAGCTCCTGCACTTCTCGTTCGGCCAGTGCTCAATGCTGCTGACTCTGCGCGAGAAAGTCGACGGCGTCACGCAGGGAGGCACAGTCACGTTTCCCTTCACGTTCTCGTCGGGAGCGATGCGCGGCCGATTCAGCCCGCATGACGGGCAGCTCTACGTGACCGGTCAGAAAGGCTGGGTCACCTCCGCCGTGCAGGACGGCTGCCTGCAGCGCGTCCGCTACACCGGCCAGCCGGTCGGCATGCCGACAGCCGTCAAGACGTATCGCAACGGCCTGGCCCTGACCTTCACGGAACCGCTCGACCGCAATCTCGCCGAAGACCCCGACCGCTATGCCATCGAGCAATGGAACTACCGCTACGCTGCGGATTACGGTTCGGCCGAGTACCGCCCGAGCGACCCGAGGCAGGAAGGCCGGGACGAGCTGCCGGTCCGGTCTGCGACGCTCCTGGACCCGAAAACGGTTTTCCTGGAGTTGCCGGGGCTGCAGCCGGTCAACCAGCTTTCCCTCAGCTACCGCATCAAACTCGCCGACGGCACGTCGGTCCGGCAGCAGCTCAATTCCACCATTCATAAGCTGAGCGAGACGGCGATTCCGCAGGACCAGCTTACGGTCCGCGCGCGGCCGGGGGTGCTGCCGGACGAGGTGATGGCGCGGCTGCGGCCGGGAATCGCGATGACCGAATCGTACACAGCGAAAGAATTGTCACTCGGTGTCTTTCGGATGGCCGCGTGGGACAAATTCTACCTCGTGGGGGACAAGATCGGAACCGATGCAGGCGTCCCGTGTTTCCTCAAGGCTCCATTCTCGGGCGAATACCGATTTCTGATCCCGGACAGTTTTGAAGAGCTGGTCATCAGCGGAGTTGCGGCAGGAAGCGGTGAGCCGGTTGACCTGCACAGGGGGTTTAACTCGATTCGGTTTCGATCATCCACCACACAACGTCAAACTGCGTCCAAGGGGCGACGTGAGAGTTCGGGGACTCGACTCCTCTGGTCAGGGGAAGACTTCGACTGGGAACCAATTCCTCCGACCGCCTTATGGCACGCTCCAGGACATAACGACCGGAACCTGCCCACGCCGGAAACTGTTCAGTCGATCCTTGAACAAAGACGATGCACAATATGCCACGATCTTAAGGAGTCAACCGACTATGCTCAGCCCGGTCCGTCGCTGGCCGGTCTCGGCAGCCGCCGCCGTGCGGACTGGGTCGCGGCCTGGATTCTTGCGCCACGCACGCTGCGTCCGACGGCGAAGATGCCTCACTTCTTCAATCCAGACAAGCAAACCGACCGCCAGACGGCGTCAGACATCGCCGCATATCTGGCGTCGTTGAAGATCGACGAGCCGGAATCTGCGACGGGTGACGCGAAACGCGGCGTCATCCTCTACGAAGACCTCGGCTGCATTGCCTGCCATCGCTTCACGGCCCCGGAGAAGGAAGACGACTTCCAGCGTCTCTCGCTCACCCATGTGTCGGCCAGCTTCTCCGAACACGCGCTGCAGGCCTACCTCCTGAATCCGCAAACGCACTACACATTGAATCCCATGCCCCGTTTTCCGCTCTCCAGCGCCGAGGCCGCGGACCTGGTCGCGTATCTCCGAGCCGAGTCGGAGGGTAAGTTCATCGCGCTGAACTTGCCTGCTGGCGATGTCGAGCGGGGCAAACAGGCTTTTTTCGGCGCCACCCGCAACTGCTTCGGTTGTCATTCCACGATCGCGGATCGCCCGCCACTGCCGGTTGCGATGGCGAAGTTCAAAGACTTCACGCGCGGTTGCCTGGCGCCGACTGCAGAACTGCGGGGTGACGCCCCCGACTTCGGCCTGACCGAGTGGGAGCGGACTGCCGTCTCAGAGAGTGTGCCACCCGAATCTCTTGGAGCGCTTTTCGCAACCGTCGTTGCAAACCCCTCCCTTGGCAGCCGCCGCCTCGTCCGCGAACTCAACTGCCGGGCCTGCCACTCTCGCGACGGCCAGCGTTCCCCCCGCGCCGAAATCCTCGCCGACGAATCCGACCGCGGCGTGGTCGCCGAAGTCCTCCCCGACCTCACCTGGGCGGGCGAGAAACTCCGTCCCGAGTGGACTGCCAGACTCCTCAACGGCGAACTCGCCGAGCGCACTCGCCCTTGGCTGAAGGCCCGCATGCCGGCATTCCCCGCCGACTATGCTGCACGGCTTGCCGTGGGACTCGCTGTCGAACACGGCGCAGGCCGCGACATTCAGCAACCCAAGCCCCCCAAGCCCGACCTCGTCGAACTCGGCCGCCGGCTGACTCTCAAGGACGGCGGCCTCGACTGCCGGCAGTGCCACGGCATCGGCCAGCTCAAACCCCAGGGAGACAGCCGGACGCAGATCGCTCCGGGCATCAACTTCGCCCAGGTCCGCGAGCGCCTGCAGCCGGAGTTTTATCACCGCTTCGTCCTCGATCCGCCAAGGTACGAACTGGCCACCCGCATGCCCAAACTCGCCGCCGACGGTAAAACGACCAAGGCCACGGCCATCCTGGACGGCGATGCGAAGAAGCAGTTTGAGGCCCTGTGGCACTACATCCAGACGGTGACGCCGGAGACCGCGGAGTAA